tgtgtgtgtgtgtgtgtgtgtgtgtgtgtgtgtgtgtgtgtgtgtgtttgtgtgtgtgtgtgtgtcatgcaggATGCCATGCAGCAGCGCATGTCTGCTCAGGAGGACTCTGTCCTGCAGCTGAAGCAAGAGCTGCTCAGGTCCGGCATGGCCAGAGAGGAGCTGGCTGGACAGAATgtgagtttcacacacacacacacacacacacacacacacacacacacacacacacacacacacacacacacacacacacacacacacattcaagttaATCATTCACTCGCAAAACTatataaatgtactgtaaatatgattAGTATATATAAATGTTATACATAGGTATGTTGTTTCTAGTTCTACTAGAGTCTGTATGGAAAGTGAGTGTGGAAATTATGAATATATGATGATGTATAACAACTGtttatctttctctgtctctctgtctctgtgtgtgtgtgtgtgtgtgtgtgtgtgtgtgtgtgtgtgtgtgtgtgtgtgtgtcttcaggtgGAGCTGCAAAGGAAGCTGGGTGATCGCAACAAAATCCTGACTGAATATAAAGTAAGAGGTCACATAccacagcaggcacacacacacacacacacacacacacacacacacacacacacacacacacacacacacacacactcacacacacacacacacacacacacattgtttgcTGACCCCTTTTGTTTGCCTCCATATAGAAGGAGATGGGTCAGAAGGACAAACTgttgcaacagcagcaacacaaactGGACGAGGCCGTGAGGAAAGCCAACACCAGCCACAGGGTACAGGCAACACTACACTACTGCAACACTACAGCactatagtgtgtgtttgtgtgtgtgtgtgtgtgtgtgtgtgtgtgtgagagtgtgtgtgtgtgtgtgtgtgtgtgtgtgtaaaaactgGAGAGGGCCGTGAAGAAAGCCAACAGGGTACAGgcaacactacactactacaagactagtctctctctttgtgtgtgtgtgtgtgtgtgtgtgtgtgtgtgtgtgtgtgtgtgtgtgtgtgtgtgtgtgtgtgtgagagtgtatgcaaACTGGAGAGGGGCGTGAGGAAAGCCCACAGGGTACCGGCAAAAACAAGCCATCAAATTCACAATGAATCAACATCATATCGAATATCAGCACAGAATCTCTCAAAGAGCTCACTTTTCACTGATTGGTGTTACACAAGCTTACACAGACCAAgccaagcacagcacagctcttttCAGCCAAAACAAGAAATGCCTGGGAATGTTTCAGTGAAGGTTTGAGGATGTTTGgtgagcattgtgtttttgtTCCAGCTGTCGGGATGTGAGAATAATGGCTACAGTCACATGATGGAGGGTCCTCCGCCTCCCTACCAACACAGAACAGTGAGTATCCAAACTCTAaacacaggcgtgtgtgtgtgtgtgtgtgtgtgtgtgtgagtgtgagtgtgagtgtgagtgtgagtgtgagtgtgagtgtgagtgtgagtgtgtgtgagtgtgtgtgtgtgtgtgtgtgtgtgtgtaatatgtatgtttgtgtttgatagATTCTTGTTGAAAGATAAATTCCTGATTGATGActattagtgtttgtgtgtgtgtgtgtgtgtgtgtgtgtgtgtgtgtgtgtgtttgtgtttgtgtgtgtgtgtgtgtgtgtgtgtgtttgcaggctgATGAACTTCAGCTGGTGCGTGACGCCCTGCGTAGTCTTAGGAACAGTTTTGGGGGTCACGACCCCCAGCACCACACGCTGGACACTCTGGAGCAGGGCCTCGGTAGCCTCATGGAGAGActtcacacacacgacacacggcAGGacaagaaggtacacacacacacacacacacactcacaagcgtgTGATTTGGCTCTAATGGCCTGTACAGGCTACATGATTTCAGCCGATTTTGCCACGCGTGTGTCATGGCCAACAAATTTCCCTTTCCGTGTCCGTCGGGAGCGACGctcgaaggaggaagcgtcttgtaatgtgacatattCAACGAGCCACAATTTATTGTCTGTGACATTCCACGACGTTTTGGGGAATCTGCTATACGACTCCCGTGTTtacactgacactgtgacgacacacgatgagaaggctacgatagatgatcttgtaatgtggccagtcTTACCAAGACACGGCAAGATTGTATGGTTCTCTGATCTCCTattctgacatggtcaatcgcaAAAGATAATCATGTATGACAGGTCTGTGCAGGTCATAAAACAGAGCAGGCTAAGGGCAACATCTGTCGCTGAGATGATGCATTCTCAGTCATTCAAGAGCTCAAGGTCATAAGGTCACCTCTGTTTGGAGTATCAGGAGCTCCAAGGTCGAAAGGTCATCATTCTCCGtatggagcaggaggagttcCAAGGTCACAAGGTCATTCTCCTCGTGGAGTATATCAGTAATAACAACGCAACATTCCGGTCTCTCCAGTCGTTCAGTCgctcagtgagtgtgtggtgcGCTCCAGAGGTGCCAGATGCCTCCATGTGTGTCGCTTCAGTAGTTTCAAGGTCATGGGGTCATCTTTGTGAGAAGCATCAgtaacaacagcacaacattccAGTCCCTCCAGTTTACCAGTGAGTTTTTCAGCCAGTaagtgtgtgttccaggtgcTGAATaatacccttctctctctctctctctctctgtgtgtgtgtgtgtgtgtgtgtgtgtgtttgtttgcttgtttgtttttgttgatttCTCAGGGCCCCAGCAAGTCTCCAGGGAGGAGAGCCAACCACACTGACCGGGAATCGTGGCCGTCCAGCACCAGTAGGTTACATTTACCACGCCACACATCTACATGTATCAGTGtagcatcacatcacatcactggACCAAGTCTCACTCTCAGGTCTCACATAGCATAGCACTGACATGCTAACGTCAGACCTGTTTTAGCCTACATGATCCCAACCCACAGCACTGCGCTGACATGCTAACGTCAAGCCTGTTTTACATGATCCCAACCCAcatcacagtaggctacatgctaaTGTCAGAGGCTAGAGAGTAAAAAGCATTTTAGTATGGTGGTATAGTAGAGATGAACTaatccatctccccctctcctgtgtgtCAGAGATGGCGCATTCCCACAGCAGTCCAGTGCTCAGTGCATCTGTGTCCACTAAAGTCCTCTACTTCACGGACCGCTCCCTAACGCCCTTCCTCATCAACATCCCCAAGAGGTAACTCCACTCTCATCttatgtgtgctgtatgtgtgttttttttgtttatgcatatttgtgtgtgtatgtgttggggcTGCAACAAATATTCTGTTGGTTAATCAGtttgtgacatttttaaaggATGATTTGCAgctttattcattattttcagTGTTGCCTCTTCTATGACAGTAAAGTAAATATATTTATCATATAATTTTCTGACATTTTATTGACCAAACAACTAATAGATTAATCTAGGCTATGAAATAATTGACAGATTTATCGATGAAAATAATTGTTATTTGCTGccttagtgtgtgcatgtgtgggtgtgtgtatgcatgcacatttgtgtgtgtgctctaactAGTCCTCCTGTGTCAGGTTGGGGGAGGTGACACTGCGGGACTTCAAGGCCGCTGTTGACCGACATGGCAACTTCAGGTACCACTTCAAAGCTTTAGACCCGGAGTTTGGCACGGTGAAGGAGGAGGTAAGCACTCAAAAGTAGCACAGACAGCCTCTaagacacaaaaaacacactcctcctgtcctgtctaagtaatgtgtgtgtgtgtgtgtgtgtgtgtgtgtgtgtgtgtgtgtgtttgtgtgtgt
This is a stretch of genomic DNA from Sardina pilchardus chromosome 19, fSarPil1.1, whole genome shotgun sequence. It encodes these proteins:
- the dixdc1a gene encoding dixin-A — translated: MGAKQMKCLSASSPTHAPKDEYIIARSEELETATDQPTAESHSRKDDVEKSCTPGPHHDTEHAGTVEDSSWEDQLFAQQEQLEKEMQETRRMVTRLQALLLHGSLPEDEQGVPLGFGETCTNAEQQMILIRSRLDQSVEEALDLKRELMRYKQEARNLQAVKDAMQQRMSAQEDSVLQLKQELLRSGMAREELAGQNVELQRKLGDRNKILTEYKKEMGQKDKLLQQQQHKLDEAVRKANTSHRLSGCENNGYSHMMEGPPPPYQHRTADELQLVRDALRSLRNSFGGHDPQHHTLDTLEQGLGSLMERLHTHDTRQDKKGPSKSPGRRANHTDRESWPSSTKMAHSHSSPVLSASVSTKVLYFTDRSLTPFLINIPKRLGEVTLRDFKAAVDRHGNFRYHFKALDPEFGTVKEEVFQEDAIIPGWEGKIVAWIEEDHSDTRLN